The genomic region GGCATTCCAGAGGTAAACACCTTCACCTCTTGACAATACTACCGGTAGCGGATGATAGTTATGCGCACCGTATTTGTCTTCCAATTCAATCGCCATCTGCGAAGTGATCTTTTCTGACATAACTTTTTAATGTTTTGAAATTGAATAAATATTGATTTGGTGTATGATAAAATCGCTGCAAAAGTACAACTCTAAACCAAAGGAAAAAATCTAATTGTTAACCAGTTAACATGAATTGCTTTAACCTATTGAATATCAATACTCAAAAAGTAGAATTCCGGTTTCACAGTTTTCTTACAAACTTTTACAAGCAAAACAAATATGAAGAAAATATTTTGCCTGATAAACTTTTCCTATTTTTGCCAAACGGTAAAACAAAAATCATTTCTGACTATGAAAAATACGATCGCTTTAACACGCAACCCTTTGAATGTTAAAACTGTGCTGATAGACCTTTCGGCACTTGCATTTATCTATTTTGTTCCTGCCCTTTCACACTTACTGGCACTACCGGTTTACTTTATTGAACCGATGCGTCTGATGCTGATTATTGCCATCGCCCATACCTCGCAAAAGAACGCATTCATAATCGCAGCCACACTTCCATTGTTTTCATTCCTGATTTCAGCCCATCCACATTTGATTAAGATGTTGCTAATCACTGCTGAACTTATGCTGAACGCCTGGTTGTTCTATTTCATACTAAAAAAATCGGGCAATGCATTGGTGAGCATGATCTCAGCTATTGTGATCAGCAAAGCAGCCTACTACCTTTTAAAATTCGGTCTGATCAGTACACTGCTGATCTCAGGTAGCCTGGTTTCAACTCCCTTGATTATTCAGCTTATTACAACATTGGCCTTTAGCGGGTACCTGTTTTTCATTTTCAGAAACAAAGCCTAAAACAGCCCTTAAACAACTTTTCTTATATTTTAACCCGGAACTGTGAGGAAATTTCCCATCTTCTTTCTTTTACCTTTATTGATGACCATCGCCCTCTCGTGCGACCGAAACCGATTTTACGACCGTTCAGTCAGCATCCCCGGCAATGGCTGGCACAAAGACTCTACAGCACTTTTTAATGTTGATGTAAAAGATACTGTTGGGCTATACAGGGTCTTGATCAATTTACGTAATAACAATGATTATTTGTACAACAACTTTTACCTGTTTCTTAATTCTACTCTGCCAAACGGAGATTTAGCCAGAGATACCATTGAATTAATCCTTGCTGACCGCACCGGAAAATGGCTGGGGAGAGGGTTTGGCAGAATTAAGGACAACCAGGTAGAAGTTCGCTATGGTTTAAGGTTTCCTCAAAAAGGAAATTATACTTTTGAAATTGAACAGGCAATGCGAGATACCATCCTAGCAGGGATTGTTAACGTTGGGATAAGGATTGAGAAAAGAGATTAGATTCAATCCCGGACAGGAGCCTTTGGTAATATCTACGATAATTGGAGCAATATTGATCAATCAATCTCAAAAGTTTGTGCAGGCCTTTGAAGCAGAGATTTGTGATTTTTCGGAATGAGCCAGAATCATAGACCATAATGGTAATTGGGAAAATAAATTTAACAGTCATGAAATGAACAGTGCTGTTCAAAGGTTTGAGGTAATCGCATTGAGCATGAAATGGTTTACGGAGTTGATCACCTCTACAATTTTTAATACAACAGCATTGAGATGAATACTTTTCGATATGAGTTGTTGAATTTTCATTCGCATCTCATAAAAACGATGATTCTTTCGACGAGTTTGTTCTTGGGGTCTATATTAAATCAGAGGCATCATCGTTTGGTAATTAATTTAATTTTACCGCCATTTGAAAAAAGAAAATGGAAAAAGATCAAAAAGATAATCCGGTAAATTCGGACAAGAAAAGCCATTACGAATCGTCCGGCTATGGGAAATCACATGAAATGGAACATTCATTTGAAAGACACCCGAATCGGGCAGAACTGAGAAATAAATACGGATTGTTTTCTAACACTCCTAAATCCAGATCAGAATTACTGCAGGATGAGGGTAACACAAATCAACAGTTCAGGAAATATCTGCGGCTTTTTTGGGGTATTGTATTGGCTGGCCTATTTGGGATATTTTTTCTGTTCCTTGGTATTTCAATGGGTTGGTTTGGTTTTATGCCCAGCTTTGAGGAACTTGAGGATCCACAAACTTTTCTTGCATCAGAAATCTACTCCCATGATGGTGAAATGTTTGGCACCTATTACATCGAAAACCGGAGCAAAAGTTATTATGGAGAGATATCTCCATACCTGGTGAATGCGCTGATTGCCACCGAGGATGTAAGATTTTACAAACATTCAGGTATCGATGCAAAAGCCCTGCTTCGTGTCTTTTATGGAGGGGTTACAGGTCAGGATAAAGGAGGGGGGAGTACACTCACCCAGCAACTGGCTAAAAACCTGTTCCCCCGCGAATACAATCAGTCGTTCCTACAGCTTACTTTTCGGAAGTTCAAGGAATGGGTGATAGCCATAAAACTTGAATCCCGATACAGCAAGGATGAGATTATTACAATGTACCTTGACAAATTTGATTTCCTAAACCTTGCTGTGGGAATAAAAACTGCTTCCCGTGTTTACTTTGACACCACCCCTGCTGATCTTGATATTGTTCAATCAGCACTTCTGGTTGGAATGGTCAAAAATCCATCCCTTTACAACCCTGTGCGTCGTCCCGAATTGGCCTTACAACGCCGTAATGTTGTATTATCCCAGATGGTTAAATATGGCTATCTTGATCAAAAAATGGCAGATAGCCTGAAACTTGAACCTTTGGGACTAAACTTCCAGCGTGTGGATCATAATGTCGGCATAGGCACGTATTTTAAGGAGTATCTGCGCGGGCAAATGATGGAATGGTGCCGGAATAATTTCAAAGCTGATGGCACACCCTACGATCTTTATCGTGATGGCCTTAAAATTTTTACGACGATTGATGCACGAATGCAACTACATGCTGAAGAGGCAGTTGCTGAGCACCTTGGACTTGATCTGCAACCGGCATTCTTTAGCCACTGGAAAGGTCATAAATATGCACCATTTGTTTTTGAGCCTGATGAAATGAAAGACCAGACTGAAAAGATCATGGATCAGGCGATGAAACGCAGTGACCGATACAGGTCACTCATACGTGAAGGCGTATCGCAGGATTCGATCAGGATTAATTTCAATACCCCTGCCGAAATGACTGTTTTCTCATGGAAAGGTGAGATTGACACGGTAATGACACCACTGGATTCGATAAAGTATTTCAAATTTTTTCTCCGTGCCGGATTGATGGCGGTTGATCCTCCTACGGGTGAGGTTCGCGCCTACGTTGGTGGACCTGACTATCGTTATTTCAAATTTGACCAGGTGACGCAAGCCCGCCGTCAGGTTGGCTCCACCTTCAAACCATTTCTTTATACGCTTGCCATGCAGGAAGGTGCTGCAACAGGAGAATTTTCTCCCTGTACACAAGTGCCCAATATACCGGTAAGTATTGAACTACCTGATGGAAACTACTGGACCCCCCGCAATTCATCACGCGATATGGAGGGCGAAATGGTTACGCTAAAATGGGCGCTTGCACATTCGGTTAACTGGGTTTCGGCTTACCTCATCAAGCGCTTTTCACCTATGGCGGTGATTCAAATGGCACGGAGAATGGGCGTAACCTCAGAAATTGACCCGGTACCGGCCATCGCTCTTGGCACACCCGACATTTCGGTGTATGAGATGGTGGGCGCCATGAATACCTATGCCAATCAGGGTATTTATATGAAACCCTATTTTGTAACACGGATAGAAGATAAATACGGCAATACGATAGCCTCATTTGTACCGGAGTCCAATGAAGCAATGAACGAAGAAACAGCGTACCTGATGCTAAGCTTGATGCAAGGGGTGGTGGAAACAGGAACAGGCATCCGTCTGAAATATAAATATGGTTTCCGAAACGAAATTGCCGGTAAGACCGGAACCACACAAAATCAATCCGATGGTTGGTTTATGGGTATTGTCCCACAGCTCACCACAGGGGTATGGGTAGGATGCGAAGACCGTGCAGCACACTTCAGATCCATATCACTCGGTCAGGGGGCAAACATGGCACTTCCGATCTGGGCACTTTTCATGCAAAAGGTATATGATGACCCCGAACTGAGTATTACCAAAGATCCTTTTCCATTGCCATCAAAACCGCTTACCGTGCAAATTGATTGTGAGAAATTTGATCACCCCGCTCAAGACGAGGAATACATTAATTCTGACGACTTCTAATGATCTAATAAGCGTCGAAGTCTATGCTCATAAATTTAAAATGACTGGCATCAGGTATCCTGTTTTTGCCGGTCAAATCTTTGAAAATCAAATTTAATGGCGAGGGTTTAAGGTGATCAGGGAAATTAAAAAACAACTTCCCCTGCCAGTTCAGTTGATCATCAAGTCCCATCCAGATGTTAGCCGGGTTAATTCCCCGGCGGGAAGGTAGTGATAGCATTTCAGGGAACGACGATAATGGGAAAATACCGATTACTGCCCTGATTCCATATTTTCCGGTTGGAGCAAATACTATAAAATGGGTATTTGTCTTTTTAATTTCATATTTCAACTTCGGATTGGCCAACCGCCATTTCAGCGAATCCTTATCCCAGTGCCGGGAATAGTCAGCAGCCAAAGTTTTTCCAATATTGGGGGCGCCAATTCCAAATTTTACATCGAGTGGGCAGATCAGGCTGAACCCGAGATTTTTGAGGAAACCAGGCGTGCTGTTGGCATTGGCAACACCGATTACAAATTCATATCCGAGTTCCAATCCGCGCTCATAGGTTTTATCAGCCAGGATCGTAAAAAGCTTTTTGCCCCTGTGATTGGCATGTGTGGCTGTATTTAGGGAAAGGAGACCCCTGGTTTTTTTTCCTTCGAAATCAGCAACCAATGGTTGGGTTACATAATGGGCGGCCAACACCTCTCCCATCCAGGCATTGAATCCGACTGCCTTACCTGTTGGGTTCTGGTTGTATTCCCAATCAATAAAGGACGGGGAAAGCCCGGCTGTAGGGCCAAACACAGAAGTCAGCAAATCTGAGGTTTCGCGGATTCCTTTTTCGGAAAGATCTATGGTCTCAAAGCGGTATTCACTCATTTTGTCAGATTTTAGTCATAAAAAGCTCTACTTTATTGCACGGCATCCAAAAACATTCCTGAAAAATCTACAACGCAGCCATTTTGATGGTGCCATTCAGGCTGGCAAAAGTAATTGAAATCAAAAAACACGAAACGCAACATTTTTCATGGTTTTACCGTCCTAACTGGCAAGATAAAACTTCAGGATAAACTTATCTTTGCCGAAAAATCACAATTCATGAACTTCAGAAAGTTTGGCATTTCAGGTTTTGCAATCGTTCTGGTTGCCATCATCGTGTTATCAATAGATAATAATCTGGGTCGCTGGAAAGCCGAGCAGGGGATAATCGTGCATGATGTCTATCCTTTTTATGCTTATTTACCTGCAACTTTTATTTACCATGACCTTGGGCTGGATTTTGTTGATGGAGGCACGCACAACGGTCAGTTTATTTTATGGCCGAAAATCACTCCCGAAGGCAAAAAGGTCATTACGGCATCAATGGGAATGTCAGTACTCTATTTCCCGTTCTTTTTGCCGGCCCATGTTTATGCAGTATGCAGCAGCTATCCCCCTGACGGTTACAGCGCTCCTTATAAGGTTGCCCTGATGCTTTCATCCGCCTTTTTCCTGATTTTAGGATTGATTTACCTGCGGAAACTTCTTCGAAAATACTTTTCCGACCTTGTAACCGCCATTGTCCTTTTTATCATACCGATAGCTACCAACATACTGTGGTACACCGTGGTAGAGTCGGCTATGTCGCATGTGTACAATTTTGCCCTGATTTCAATATTTCTCTATCACACCGATCGCTGGCACGAAGAGATTACACTGAAGCGCAGCATTATCATCGGGTTGCTGGCCGGGTTAATCGCTCTGATCAGACCGACCAACATCCTGGTGCTGATCCTGTTTTTCTTTTGGGATGTCAAATCCTGGAACGAGGCCGGAAAGCGGGTTATCTTTTTTCTGCATAAGTGGCGTCACGTGTTGCTGATGATCATTGCTTTTGTATTGGTTTGGATTCCCCAGTTTCTATACTGGAAAATGCAAACCGGGCAATATCTTTACTATTCTTATCCCGACGACCAGGGATTCTTTTTTGGAAATCCCCAAATCTGGAATAGCCTGTTTTCGTGGCGGAAAGGGTGGTTACTTTACACACCGGTGATGATTTTTGCGGTTGCCGGAATAGCGGCTATGCGCAAAAACCATCCAAAGCTTTTCTTACCTGTACTAATTTATACACTGGTTACCATTTATGTAATTTCGTCCTGGTGGGACTGGTGGTACGGCGGAGGTTTCGGGCTGAGAGCCTACATTGACATGTACGGTGTGTTTGCACTCCCTATGGCTGCTTCATTAACCTGGATTATCAACAGAAAAATGGTGATCAAATATGCGCTGATCTTAATTTTTCTGCTGCTGACCGCCAGAAGCCTTTTTCATCATGTTCAATATCATTACGGAGCCATCCATTGGTTTAGCATGACACGGGAGGCCTATTTGGATTCATTTTTCAGGATCAGGCCTTCAGACCGGTTTCCGGAATTAATCAAAAACCCGGATTATACCCTGGCGCGAAAAGGGATTTATAAATATGAAGGCGAAGAGTAAATATTTCTTTGTTTAATTTTCAACCTGAAAGAAAGCAAATGTTTAAAAATAAGAAAACAGCCGTAGTAATTCCAACCTACAAAGCCGCTGCACACCTGGAAGATGTAATCCGGGGGCTTCCGGAGATGATTGATCACATCATTGTAGTGGATGATAAATGTCCGCAAAACACGGGAAAGATTGCCGTCGAGATGCAAAAAACTGACCCCCGGCTTGTCATACTTTTTCATGAAGCGAACCAGGGTGTGGGTGGAGCAGTCGTCACGGGTTACAAAAAAGCGTTGGAACTGGGATGCGAAATCGTGGTAAAGATGGACAGCGACGACCAGATGGACCCGGTCTATCTGCCCGGCCTGATCAGCCCGATAGTAGAAGGCCAGGCCGGGTACACCAAAGGTAATCGCTTCGTGGATTTCAAAGCCCTGCGTGCAATGCCGGGTTTCAGGCTGTTTGGTAACAGTGTCCTCTCTTTCCTCGTGAAAGCATGTTCGGGTTACTGGAACCTGATGGATCCAACCAATGGATACACTGCAATCAGCAGCAGTTCGCTACAAAAAATCAACCTTGATAAACTTGCTAAACGGTTCTTCTTCGAAACCGATATGCTGATCCGGTTAAATATTCAAAATACAGTGATAAAAGATGTGCCAATTCCCGCCAGGTACGGCAGCGAACAGAGCACCCTGAGTATCCGCAATACGATGGTCAGATTTCCTTTTCTCCTCATAAAAGGCCTGACCAAACGCTTCATCCTGAAATACCTGATTTACGACTTCAATATGGCTTCCGTTTACATTCTTACCGGGATGCCCATGCTGCTTTGGGGGATTTTTTATGGTCTTTTCAAATGGATTGAAAATACGATCAATC from Bacteroidales bacterium harbors:
- a CDS encoding glycosyltransferase family 2 protein; protein product: MFKNKKTAVVIPTYKAAAHLEDVIRGLPEMIDHIIVVDDKCPQNTGKIAVEMQKTDPRLVILFHEANQGVGGAVVTGYKKALELGCEIVVKMDSDDQMDPVYLPGLISPIVEGQAGYTKGNRFVDFKALRAMPGFRLFGNSVLSFLVKACSGYWNLMDPTNGYTAISSSSLQKINLDKLAKRFFFETDMLIRLNIQNTVIKDVPIPARYGSEQSTLSIRNTMVRFPFLLIKGLTKRFILKYLIYDFNMASVYILTGMPMLLWGIFYGLFKWIENTINHVATPTGTIMLSVLPLILGTQFVIAAINIDINSTPKN
- a CDS encoding penicillin-binding protein, coding for MEHSFERHPNRAELRNKYGLFSNTPKSRSELLQDEGNTNQQFRKYLRLFWGIVLAGLFGIFFLFLGISMGWFGFMPSFEELEDPQTFLASEIYSHDGEMFGTYYIENRSKSYYGEISPYLVNALIATEDVRFYKHSGIDAKALLRVFYGGVTGQDKGGGSTLTQQLAKNLFPREYNQSFLQLTFRKFKEWVIAIKLESRYSKDEIITMYLDKFDFLNLAVGIKTASRVYFDTTPADLDIVQSALLVGMVKNPSLYNPVRRPELALQRRNVVLSQMVKYGYLDQKMADSLKLEPLGLNFQRVDHNVGIGTYFKEYLRGQMMEWCRNNFKADGTPYDLYRDGLKIFTTIDARMQLHAEEAVAEHLGLDLQPAFFSHWKGHKYAPFVFEPDEMKDQTEKIMDQAMKRSDRYRSLIREGVSQDSIRINFNTPAEMTVFSWKGEIDTVMTPLDSIKYFKFFLRAGLMAVDPPTGEVRAYVGGPDYRYFKFDQVTQARRQVGSTFKPFLYTLAMQEGAATGEFSPCTQVPNIPVSIELPDGNYWTPRNSSRDMEGEMVTLKWALAHSVNWVSAYLIKRFSPMAVIQMARRMGVTSEIDPVPAIALGTPDISVYEMVGAMNTYANQGIYMKPYFVTRIEDKYGNTIASFVPESNEAMNEETAYLMLSLMQGVVETGTGIRLKYKYGFRNEIAGKTGTTQNQSDGWFMGIVPQLTTGVWVGCEDRAAHFRSISLGQGANMALPIWALFMQKVYDDPELSITKDPFPLPSKPLTVQIDCEKFDHPAQDEEYINSDDF
- a CDS encoding GNAT family N-acetyltransferase; amino-acid sequence: MSEYRFETIDLSEKGIRETSDLLTSVFGPTAGLSPSFIDWEYNQNPTGKAVGFNAWMGEVLAAHYVTQPLVADFEGKKTRGLLSLNTATHANHRGKKLFTILADKTYERGLELGYEFVIGVANANSTPGFLKNLGFSLICPLDVKFGIGAPNIGKTLAADYSRHWDKDSLKWRLANPKLKYEIKKTNTHFIVFAPTGKYGIRAVIGIFPLSSFPEMLSLPSRRGINPANIWMGLDDQLNWQGKLFFNFPDHLKPSPLNLIFKDLTGKNRIPDASHFKFMSIDFDAY
- a CDS encoding gliding motility lipoprotein GldH, with translation MRKFPIFFLLPLLMTIALSCDRNRFYDRSVSIPGNGWHKDSTALFNVDVKDTVGLYRVLINLRNNNDYLYNNFYLFLNSTLPNGDLARDTIELILADRTGKWLGRGFGRIKDNQVEVRYGLRFPQKGNYTFEIEQAMRDTILAGIVNVGIRIEKRD